One Denticeps clupeoides chromosome 3, fDenClu1.1, whole genome shotgun sequence DNA window includes the following coding sequences:
- the tia1 gene encoding cytotoxic granule associated RNA binding protein TIA1 isoform X2, with amino-acid sequence MMDEEQPKTLYVGNLSRDVTEALIMQLFGQIGPCKSCKMIVDTAGNDPYCFVEFYEHRHAAASLAAMNGRKIMGKEVKVNWATTPSSQKKDTSNHFHVFVGDLSPEITTDDIRAAFAPFGRISDARVVKDMATGKSKGYGFVSFFNKWDAENAIQQMGGQWLGGRQIRTNWATRKPPAPKATFETNTKHLSFEEVVNQSSPSNCTVYCGGVSTGLTEQLMRQTFSPFGQIMEIRVFPDKGYSFVRFNSHEGAAHAIVSVNGTSIEGHVVKCYWGKETTDMVSPMQQVQVPQQNKVGFAAQPYGQWGQWYSGAQQIGQYVPNGWQMPTYGVYGQAWNQQGFNHLQAGAGWTGVGAVSNGGVVEPAQGVNGTVLANQSGMGTAGYHTH; translated from the exons ATGATGGACGAGGAACAACCCAAGACTTT GTACGTTGGCAACCTGTCCCGGGATGTGACCGAAGCCCTCATCATGCAGCTCTTTGGCCAGATAGGCCCCTGTAAGAGCTGTAAAATGATTGTAGAC ACGGCTGGTAATGACCCCTACTGCTTTGTGGAGTTCTACGAGCACAGGCATGCAGCCGCCTCATTGGCAGCTATGAATGGACGTAAAATAATGGGTAAG GAAGTCAAGGTCAACTGGGCCACAACACCAAGCAGCCAGAAAAAAGACACAAgca ATCACTTCCATGTCTTTGTCGGAGACCTGAGTCCAGAAATCACCACAGATGATATCAGAGCCGCCTTTGCACCTTTTGGCAGAATATC TGATGCTCGAGTGGTGAAAGACATGGCCACTGGGAAGTCAAAGGGCTATGGCTTTGTATCTTTTTTCAACAAATGG GATGCAGAAAATGCTATTCAACAGATGGGTGGCCAGTGGCTGGGAGGCAGACAGATCAGGACTAACTGGGCCACAAGAAAGCCTCCAGCACCTAAAGCCACATTTGAGA CAAACACCAAGCACCTTTCTTTTGAAGAGGTTGTTAATCAGTCCAGTCCTAGCAACTGCACAGTGTACTGCGGTGGGGTCTCCACTGGTCTGACAG AGCAACTAATGCGGCAGACTTTCTCCCCATTTGGCCAAATCATGGAAATCCGCGTGTTCCCAGACAAAGGCTACTCGTTTGTGAG ATTCAATTCTCATGAAGGAGCAGCCCATGCCATTGTGTCAGTCAATGGTACCTCCATAGAAGGCCATGTGGTGAAGTGTTACTGGGGCAAAGAGACAACAGATATGGTCAGTCCCatgcagcaggtacaggtgcCCCAG CAAAACAAAGTAGGATTTGCTGCACAGCCTTATGGCCAATGGGGTCAGTGGTACAGTGGTGCACAACAGATCGGCCAGTATGTGCCCAATGGCTGGCAAATGCCCACTTATGGTGTTTATGGGCAGGCCTGGAATCAGCAGGGCTTCAA TCATTTACAGGCAGGTGCTGGATGGACTGGTGTAGGTGCAGTCAGCAATGGAGGCGTGGTGGAGCCTGCTCAGGGTGTTAACGGCACGGTGCTTGCCAACCAGTCTGGCATGGGAACTGCCGGGtaccacacacactga
- the tia1 gene encoding cytotoxic granule associated RNA binding protein TIA1 isoform X1, whose protein sequence is MMDEEQPKTLYVGNLSRDVTEALIMQLFGQIGPCKSCKMIVDTAGNDPYCFVEFYEHRHAAASLAAMNGRKIMGKEVKVNWATTPSSQKKDTSNHFHVFVGDLSPEITTDDIRAAFAPFGRISDARVVKDMATGKSKGYGFVSFFNKWDAENAIQQMGGQWLGGRQIRTNWATRKPPAPKATFESGTLSNTKHLSFEEVVNQSSPSNCTVYCGGVSTGLTEQLMRQTFSPFGQIMEIRVFPDKGYSFVRFNSHEGAAHAIVSVNGTSIEGHVVKCYWGKETTDMVSPMQQVQVPQQNKVGFAAQPYGQWGQWYSGAQQIGQYVPNGWQMPTYGVYGQAWNQQGFNHLQAGAGWTGVGAVSNGGVVEPAQGVNGTVLANQSGMGTAGYHTH, encoded by the exons ATGATGGACGAGGAACAACCCAAGACTTT GTACGTTGGCAACCTGTCCCGGGATGTGACCGAAGCCCTCATCATGCAGCTCTTTGGCCAGATAGGCCCCTGTAAGAGCTGTAAAATGATTGTAGAC ACGGCTGGTAATGACCCCTACTGCTTTGTGGAGTTCTACGAGCACAGGCATGCAGCCGCCTCATTGGCAGCTATGAATGGACGTAAAATAATGGGTAAG GAAGTCAAGGTCAACTGGGCCACAACACCAAGCAGCCAGAAAAAAGACACAAgca ATCACTTCCATGTCTTTGTCGGAGACCTGAGTCCAGAAATCACCACAGATGATATCAGAGCCGCCTTTGCACCTTTTGGCAGAATATC TGATGCTCGAGTGGTGAAAGACATGGCCACTGGGAAGTCAAAGGGCTATGGCTTTGTATCTTTTTTCAACAAATGG GATGCAGAAAATGCTATTCAACAGATGGGTGGCCAGTGGCTGGGAGGCAGACAGATCAGGACTAACTGGGCCACAAGAAAGCCTCCAGCACCTAAAGCCACATTTGAGAGTGGGACTCTAT CAAACACCAAGCACCTTTCTTTTGAAGAGGTTGTTAATCAGTCCAGTCCTAGCAACTGCACAGTGTACTGCGGTGGGGTCTCCACTGGTCTGACAG AGCAACTAATGCGGCAGACTTTCTCCCCATTTGGCCAAATCATGGAAATCCGCGTGTTCCCAGACAAAGGCTACTCGTTTGTGAG ATTCAATTCTCATGAAGGAGCAGCCCATGCCATTGTGTCAGTCAATGGTACCTCCATAGAAGGCCATGTGGTGAAGTGTTACTGGGGCAAAGAGACAACAGATATGGTCAGTCCCatgcagcaggtacaggtgcCCCAG CAAAACAAAGTAGGATTTGCTGCACAGCCTTATGGCCAATGGGGTCAGTGGTACAGTGGTGCACAACAGATCGGCCAGTATGTGCCCAATGGCTGGCAAATGCCCACTTATGGTGTTTATGGGCAGGCCTGGAATCAGCAGGGCTTCAA TCATTTACAGGCAGGTGCTGGATGGACTGGTGTAGGTGCAGTCAGCAATGGAGGCGTGGTGGAGCCTGCTCAGGGTGTTAACGGCACGGTGCTTGCCAACCAGTCTGGCATGGGAACTGCCGGGtaccacacacactga